In the genome of Pangasianodon hypophthalmus isolate fPanHyp1 chromosome 23, fPanHyp1.pri, whole genome shotgun sequence, one region contains:
- the sostdc1b gene encoding sclerostin domain-containing protein 1b codes for MHGYWLMIVFCALLKSCQGVQNGATELSDGIAASSLQEPQANGSVNKARGGGRRTESTGQIEQSQLGCRELRSTKYISDGQCTSLKAVKELVCAGECLPTQLLPNWIGGGYWARRDASEWRCVNEHMRTQRVRLWCQDGSTRTYKVTAVTSCTCKRYTRQHNESQLKPSPQKATSKKKRRANAEE; via the exons ATGCATGGTTACTGGCTGATGATTGTCTTCTGTGCCCTGCTGAAGAGCTGCCAAGGAGTTCAGAATGGTGCCACTGAACTGTCGGATGGCATCGCGGCCTCTTCGCTCCAGGAACCTCAGGCCAATGGATCTGTAAACAAAGCGCGGGGCGGCGGGAGACGTACAGAAAGCACAGGGCAAATAG AGCAAAGCCAGTTGGGCTGCAGAGAGCTGCGTTCCACCAAGTACATATCAGACGGTCAGTGCACCAGCCTGAAGGCGGTGAAGGAGCTGGTGTGTGCTGGTGAGTGTCTGCCCACTCAACTGCTACCCAACTGGATCGGAGGAGGATACTGGGCACGGCGGGATGCGTCCGAGTGGAGGTGCGTGAACGAGCATATGCGCACGCAGCGCGTCAGGCTCTGGTGCCAGGATGGCAGTACACGCACGTACAAGGTCACTGCTGTGACCTCGTGCACTTGTAAGCGCTATACAAGGCAACACAACGAGTCCCAGCTGAAGCCGTCACCCCAGAAGGCCACCTCAAAGAAAAAACGTAGAGCAAATGCAGAGGAGTAG